A stretch of the Chelonoidis abingdonii isolate Lonesome George chromosome 11, CheloAbing_2.0, whole genome shotgun sequence genome encodes the following:
- the KCNJ10 gene encoding ATP-sensitive inward rectifier potassium channel 10, which yields MKHLTFLEMTSATKVYYSQTTQTDSRPLIGSGLRKRRVMTKDGRSNVRMEHIADKRFLYLKDLWTTFIDMQWRYKLLLFSATFAGTWFIFGVIWYLVALLHGDLLEFDPPANHTPCVMQVHTLTGAFLFSLESQTTIGYGFRYISEECPLAIVLLISQLVLTTIMEIFITGTFLAKIARPKKRAETIKFSQNAVVAQHNGKTCLMIRVANMRKSLLIGCQVTGKLLNTYLTKEGDCILLNQVNVDFQVDTSSDSPFLILPLTFYHVVDDSSPLRDTALRTGEGDFELVVILSGTVESTSATCQVRTSYLPEEILWGYEFSPVISLSASGKYVADFSLFDQVVKVSPLCCVHETVRFRDPEKLKLEETFREKSEREGSPLSVRISNV from the exons AtgaaacatttaacattcctaGAG ATGACTTCTGCCACTAAGGTATATTACAGCCAGACCACCCAGACCGACAGCCGCCCCCTCATTGGCTCCGGCCTGCGCAAGCGGCGCGTGATGACCAAGGACGGCCGGAGCAACGTGCGGATGGAGCACATCGCTGACAAGCGGTTCCTCTATCTCAAGGACCTGTGGACCACCTTCATTGACATGCAGTGGCGCTACAAGCTGTTGCTCTTCTCCGCCACCTTTGCCGGCACCTGGTTCATCTTCGGGGTGATCTGGTACCTGGTGGCCTTGTTGCATGGGGACCTACTGGAGTTCGACCCCCCGGCCAACCACACCCCGTGTGTCATGCAGGTTCATACGCTGACTGGAGCATTCCTCTTCTCCCTGGAGTCCCAGACCACCATTGGCTATGGCTTCCGCTACATCAGCGAAGAATGCCCCTTGGCCATTGTGCTGCTCATCAGCCAGCTGGTTCTCACCACCATCATGGAGATCTTCATCACCGGCACTTTCCTGGCCAAGATCGCCCGTCCCAAGAAGAGAGCTGAGACCATCAAGTTCAGCCAGAACGCGGTGGTAGCCCAACACAACGGCAAGACCTGCCTCATGATCCGAGTGGCCAACATGCGCAAGAGCCTGTTAATTGGCTGCCAGGTGACCGGCAAGCTGCTCAACACCTACCTCACCAAGGAAGGGGACTGCATCCTGCTCAACCAGGTCAATGTGGACTTCCAGGTGGACACGTCTTCCGACAGCCCCTTCCTCATCCTACCCCTCACCTTCTACCACGTGGTGGACGACTCCAGTCCCTTGCGGGACACAGCCCTACGCACGGGCGAAGGAGACTTCGAGCTGGTGGTGATCCTCAGCGGCACAGTGGAGTCGACCAGCGCCACCTGCCAGGTGCGCACCTCGTACCTGCCTGAGGAGATCCTGTGGGGCTACGAGTTCAGCCCGGTCATCTCCCTCTCGGCCAGCGGCAAGTACGTGGCTGACTTCAGCTTGTTTGACCAGGTGGTCAAGGTGTCGCCCCTGTGCTGCGTTCACGAGACAGTGCGGTTCAGGGACCCCGAGAAGCTAAAGCTGGAGGAGACCTTCCGGGAGAAATCAGAGCGGGAGGGCAGCCCCCTGAGCGTTCGCATCAGCAACGTCTGA